Proteins co-encoded in one Stomoxys calcitrans chromosome 5, idStoCalc2.1, whole genome shotgun sequence genomic window:
- the LOC131997670 gene encoding uncharacterized protein LOC131997670 has protein sequence MEKAKFKSDRFANSVNDLVDFDNTFAAAKSDDNIHSLEALRVELDSLWDNVKKSYLDCRDHITAAEETAIDKNKLRSHYKDARLSYMRVVGSLNSDINALKDQATQEKIEGESMQQARPEDVDFAPVSRLPPCDTDTFKGGYTAWPTFRDLFTAIYIKNSKLSNVEKLFHLTQKTTGEAREIISNVPLTNDGFKLAWSSLTNRYENKRMQVNEQLKVLFNLPDVTVDCSYSVQKLQRTVNSCIQTLETLGVEVEQWDPMLIYLCSAKLPRPFLGEFENSLEDCKILPKWEEFNKFLSHKFKTLESVSNIKSTYSKHSNRQENFRKDKYVNSFHTNTLQNIKSSGVKNNYNQSQSSMTRNQNGQSCQICKATHFIRDCPKFIKKNINDRIHIVKISHLCYNCLSSNHGVKECKSKFTCRECNLRHHTMLHKGQETQPRNQDSARDAVQPSSSAAALTTRIQSTPDTQQNNITTLTLQDNRIWEHHPGGTLLFTAIVQIESRGQLFDARAIIDSGSQSTFITEKLKNKLSLPTKRNLVHVTGLSQIVAETSNKACLFTLRTRLDPRFELEVWAPVLKTLPSNLPPHNLDLAQLRDVANLELADPKFYISQPVDLLIGMDIGPLIFEIGSPMRTISSLLAQNTVFGWIVGGPIAHEATDNSRISLHSTVSIEKVLTRFWEVEETPKKILRSEEDMFCEQSFKDTVRRNSKGRYIVTLPFKNCEELGNSRNIAMAQFYRMERKLQKTPEIKEQYDNAILEYLKLGHMRKISAQEITKAPNYYLPHHAVIKPDRLTTKLRVVFNASSPSSNKKSLNDSLFSGPILQQDLVLQILKWRFFKYVFNADVTKMYRQILLDPSQTQFQRILFRKSSKDPVEDFELLTVTFGVNCAPFLAIRTLLQLAEDVTDTYPLASKIIRENLYVDDVLAGAHTVEEAIKSRKELISALDSAGFQLMKWTSNDHKIIQDLPAEQLLPVNWLELSEDSSTKTLGIRWNISGDFFTFTQPLLEIRQSYTKREVLSAIAKLFDPCGWLAPIVVVAKLVMQQVWLDKIDWDDALKPITLINWQNFVKHTKAIESVKVPRWIHFTPGSQVEVHGFCDASESAYGAALYIRVEHDNHQTDTFLLAAKTRVAPIKKISLPRLELCGAVLLSKLASATTTNLQISNFKTQFWTDSTIVLSWLKKPACAWSTFVGNRVSEILENVGNENWRHVDSESNPADIASRGCTPSDLKEHCLWWHGPQWLKFPKDRWPTFQDPSDTNLEAKALKVFATSTFEDPLVRFSSLSRAYRVISYVLRYWRNTGAGRSHLRITSIEVTAEEIQDVKRRLIILTQGSYFAPEYRDLQNNVRISPSSSLLTLNPFLDSKGVMRANGRLVQSPVLTYDERHPIILPYEARLTQLLVEFAHKITIHGGNQLMTRVLRSEFWIFRLKPLVKKVIHNCKTCILYKEHTQSQIMAALPPERTFLSRPFTNTGVDFAGPFNIKSYSGRACVITKGYICIFVCFATKAVHLEATTDLSSQSFLAAFSRFIGRRGCPACLYSDNGKNFVGASEILRKDRLELFKSLRNQVSQQNAYQNFVWKFIPPGAPHMGGLWEAGVKSLKTHLRKFIPKMNFTFEELCTILARIESCLNSRPLSVASDDPNDLSPLTPGHFLIGTPILALAEPNVSDQDLTLVNRWKRLKIVSQYFCMRWKSEYLKELHRRTKWKYQQDNLKENDLVVIRDDRFPPTEWVMGRVERTHPGTDQNTRVVDIRTPHGTLSRPITKLVKLFSA, from the coding sequence atggaGAAGGCAAAGTTTAAGAGTGACAGGTTTGCGAATAGCGTCAACGATTTGGTAGATTTCGACAACACATTTGCAGCTGCAAAATCTGATGATAATATACATAGTCTTGAGGCTCTAAGGGTGGAGTTAGATTCATTGTGGGACAACGTCAAGAAATCGTACTTAGACTGTCGCGATCATATCACCGCGGCGGAAGAGACCGCCATAGATAAGAACAAGCTTCGATCTCATTACAAAGATGCTCGACTAAGCTACATGCGTGTTGTAGGTTCGTTGAATTCGGATATTAACGCATTGAAGGATCAAGCGACCCAGGAGAAAATAGAAGGAGAATCGATGCAACAAGCCAGACCCGAAGATGTAGATTTTGCGCCAGTTTCAAGACTCCCACCGTGTGATACAGACACATTTAAGGGAGGATACACAGCTTGGCCAACTTTTAGGGACCTCTTCACAgccatttatataaaaaattccaaattaagCAATGTcgaaaaactttttcatcttaccCAAAAGACTACAGGGGAAGCGAGAGAGATCATAAGCAACGTGCCTCTGACGAACGATGGCTTTAAACTAGCTTGGTCAAGTTTAACTAACCGATATGAAAACAAAAGGATGCAAGTCAATGAACAATTGAAAGTATTGTTTAATTTGCCGGACGTCACGGTAGATTGTTCTTATTCAGTTCAAAAACTGCAACGGACAGTGAATAGTTGCATACAGACCCTGGAAACACTGGGAGTAGAAGTTGAACAGTGGGACCCAATGTTAATTTACTTATGCTCTGCAAAATTGCCAAGACCCTTTTTGGGGGAATTTGAAAATTCTCTGGAGGATTGTAAGATTCTCCCAAAATGGGAGGAATTTAACAAATTCCTGTCCCATAAGTTTAAGACACTCGAATCTGTGAGCAACATTAAATCAACGTATAGCAAGCACAGTAATAGGCAAGAAAATTTCAGAAAGGATAAATACGTAAATAGTTTTCACACCAACACTTTACAAAATATCAAATCATCTGGGGTAAAGAATAATTATAACCAGAGTCAATCCTCAATGACTCGAAACCAAAATGGTCAAAGTTGCCAAATTTGTAAGGCGACACATTTTATTCGAGATTGCCCAAAGTTTATCAAAAAGAACATTAATGATAGAATTCACATTGTGAAGATTTCGCATTTGTGTTACAATTGTCTTTCATCGAACCATGGGGTTAAGGAATGCAAAAGCAAGTTTACATGCCGCGAATGCAACTTGCGACATCATACAATGCTACATAAGGGACAAGAGACCCAACCTCGTAATCAAGACTCAGCTAGAGATGCAGTACAACCTAGTTCTAGTGCTGCAGCTCTTACAACTCGTATACAGTCCACACCAGACACACAACAGAATAACATTACAACTTTGACCCTTCAGGATAATCGAATTTGGGAGCATCATCCGGGGGGAACCTTACTTTTTACTGCTATAGTGCAAATAGAATCTAGAGGACAGCTATTCGATGCCAGGGCGATTATTGACTCTGGATCGCAGTCCACTTTCATTACGGAAAAACTCAAGAACAAGTTGAGTCTTCCAACTAAACGGAACTTAGTACACGTTACGGGACTTAGCCAAATTGTAGCTGAGACTTCAAATAAGGCTTGTCTTTTCACCTTGCGTACTCGTTTAGACCCTAGATTTGAATTAGAGGTTTGGGCACCCGTTTTAAAGACCCTACCTTCTAACTTACCACCGCACAACTTAGACCTAGCACAACTTCGTGATGTTGCCAACCTTGAATTGGCAGACCCGAAGTTCTACATTAGCCAGCCAGTGGACCTATTGATTGGAATGGACATAGGACCCCTTATCTTTGAAATTGGATCCCCTATGAGGACAATCAGCTCACTCTTGGCTCAAAACACTGTTTTTGGATGGATAGTGGGAGGACCCATCGCACATGAAGCAACGGACAACAGCCGAATTTCTTTACATAGTACAGTATCAATAGAGAAAGTCCTTACGCGATTTTGGGAGGTGGAGGAGACCCCCAAAAAGATTTTGAGGTCTGAAGAAGACATGTTTTGCGAACAAAGCTTTAAAGACACTGTAAGGCGTAACTCTAAGGGAAGATATATTGTGACCCTCCCTTTTAAAAATTGTGAAGAGTTGGGAAACTCGAGGAATATCGCAATGGCACAATTCTACAGAATGGAAAGAAAGCTTCAAAAAACCCCGGAAATCAAGGAGCAGTACGATAATGCCATTCTCGAATATCTGAAATTGGGACATATGAGGAAAATTTCGGCACAGGAGATAACAAAAGCTCCTAATTACTATTTGCCGCATCACGCCGTCATTAAGCCAGACCGGCTCACTACCAAGCTTAGGGTAGTCTTCAACGCTTCAAGTCCGTCGTCAAACAAGAAGAGCCTCAATGATAGCTTGTTTTCGGGACCCATTCTTCAACAGGATCTCGTATTACAAATTTTGAAGTGGCGTTTCTTTAAATACGTATTTAATGCGGACGTGACAAAAATGTACAGGCAGATTCTTCTTGACCCTAGCCAGACTCAGTTCCAACGAattctctttagaaaatcttcaaaagACCCAGTCGAGGATTTCGAACTCTTGACCGTCACATTTGGAGTGAATTGCGCGCCTTTCCTTGCAATCCGGACACTTCTTCAACTTGCGGAAGACGTGACGGACACATACCCCCTTGCGTCAAAGATCATTCGAGAGAATCTATATGTTGATGATGTTCTTGCCGGAGCTCATACAGTTGAAGAAGCCATCAAATCCCGAAAAGAGTTAATTTCGGCCTTGGACTCTGCTGGATTTCAACTTATGAAATGGACATCAAATGATCACAAAATTATTCAAGATTTACCGGCAGAACAACTTCTTCCAGTAAATTGGCTAGAGCTTTCTGAAGACTCCTCGACCAAGACTCTTGGCATCCGGTGGAATATTTCGGGGGATTTTTTCACTTTCACCCAACCGTTACTCGAAATCAGACAGTCATACACGAAAAGAGAAGTTTTATCGGCCATAGCGAAATTGTTTGACCCTTGCGGGTGGTTGGCCCCAATAGTTGTCGTGGCAAAGCTAGTCATGCAGCAAGTATGGCTGGATAAAATCGACTGGGATGACGCGCTTAAGCCAATAACCTTGATAAACTGGCAAAACTTTGTAAAACACACAAAGGCTATAGAATCGGTTAAAGTTCCACGGTGGATACATTTCACGCCTGGCTCGCAAGTTGAAGTACACGGTTTCTGTGATGCCTCCGAAAGTGCATATGGTGCAGCATTGTATATTAGGGTGGAACATGACAACCACCAAACCGATACTTTCCTATTAGCGGCCAAGACCCGTGTTGCCCCGATAAAAAAGATTTCCTTGCCGAGACTCGAACTCTGTGGAGCAGTGCTTCTATCAAAATTAGCTTCAGCAACCACAACCAATCTTCAGATTTCGAATTTTAAGACCCAGTTTTGGACGGATTCCACAATTGTTTTATCATGGCTAAAAAAACCGGCCTGTGCATGGAGTACCTTCGTTGGAAACCGagtgtcagaaattttagagAACGTGGGGAATGAAAACTGGCGCCACGTAGACTCGGAGAGCAACCCTGCGGACATTGCTAGTAGAGGATGCACACCTTCAGATTTAAAGGAACACTGTTTATGGTGGCATGGTCCACAATggttaaaatttcccaaagatagATGGCCGACTTTCCAAGACCCTTCAGACACAAATCTTGAAGCAAAAGCATTGAAAGTTTTTGCCACCTCAACTTTCGAGGATCCTTTGGTGAGATTCTCATCCCTGTCGAGGGCGTACAGGGTTATAAGCTATGTTCTGCGTTATTGGCGTAACACTGGTGCAGGTCGTTCTCATCTAAGGATTACATCAATTGAAGTTACTGCAGAAGAGATTCAAGATGTCAAACGACGCTTAATTATACTGACCCAAGGGAGTTACTTTGCCCCTGAATACCGTGATCTACAGAACAATGTTAGAATTTCTCCCAGTAGCAGTTTGCTAACATTGAATCCGTTTTTAGACTCCAAGGGAGTCATGCGAGCCAACGGCCGCTTAGTTCAGTCTCCTGTGCTGACTTACGACGAGAGACACCCGATTATTTTGCCATACGAGGCAAGACTTACGCAGCTCCTAGTAGAATTCGCTCACAAGATAACTATTCACGGTGGTAACCAACTCATGACCAGGGTATTACGATCTGAATTCTGGATATTCAGACTAAAACCGTTGGTGAAAAAGGTTATCCATAATTGCAAAACTTGCATCTTATACAAGGAACACACTCAATCTCAGATTATGGCAGCCTTGCCACCTGAGCGCACATTCCTTTCTAGACCCTTTACGAATACTGGAGTAGACTTTGCCGGACCCTTCAATATTAAAAGTTATTCCGGCCGTGCTTGTGTCATTACGAAGGGATACATCTGCATTTTTGTGTGCTTCGCAACAAAAGCCGTTCACTTAGAAGCAACAACAGATTTATCCTCACAATCTTTTCTAGCTGCCTTTTCGCGATTCATCGGTCGAAGAGGTTGTCCTGCTTGCCTATATTCTGACAACGGGAAGAATTTTGTAGGGGCCTCAGAAATTCTGAGAAAGGATCGCCTCGAACTTTTTAAGAGTCTTCGGAATCAAGTCTCACAGCAAAATGCTTATCAAAACTTTGTCTGGAAATTCATACCTCCGGGCGCCCCTCATATGGGCGGCCTGTGGGAGGCGGGCGTCAAGTCTCTCAAGACCCATCTTCGTAAATTCATCCCAAAGATGAACTTCACATTTGAGGAACTTTGTACAATATTAGCGCGCATAGAATCTTGTTTGAATTCAAGACCCTTGAGCGTAGCGAGTGACGACCCAAACGACTTGTCTCCACTTACTCCTGGTCATTTTCTTATCGGCACACCTATTCTTGCGCTGGCTGAACCCAATGTCTCTGACCAAGATTTGACCCTTGTAAATAGATGGAAACGACTCAAGATCGTTTCTCAATATTTTTGTATGCGCTGGAAGTCCGAGTATCTCAAAG